The following proteins are encoded in a genomic region of Corylus avellana chromosome ca4, CavTom2PMs-1.0:
- the LOC132179703 gene encoding putative clathrin assembly protein At1g03050: MGPSKMRRALGAVKDKTSIGLAKVGGSASLADLDVAIVKATRHDEYPAEERHIREILSLTCYSRAYISACVNTLSRRLNKTRNWTVALKTLMLIQRLLSEGDPAYEQEIFFSTRRGTRLLNMSDFRDSSQSNSWDYSSFVRTYALYLDERLEFRMQSRRGKRSVFGLEEEDEEANQAAAGPRATPVREMKTEHIFSRMQHLQQLLERFLACRPTGEAKNNRVVIVALYPTVKESFQIYYDMTEIMGIFIDRFMELQVHDCVKVHEVFCRIGKQFDELDMLYSWCRTIGIARSSEYPELEKITPKKLEVMDEFIRDKSALAQTIKHTSIEETPAVLEEPATPNVQEEDMNAIKALPPPAPQAFTTFSDDDDEQIVKQQEGNLLSLGDDAMRSEEHSDKLALALFDHQDHDGGAWETFNEDAADWETALVESTSNLSGQKVALAAGFDMLLLDGMYKQQPETKGGSASSVALGPTGRPQTLALPAAPTSATSSADPFAASLTVAPPAYVQMSEMEKKQKLLVEEQLMWQQYARDGMQGQLGMAKIQHHNPYNMGGYTHSY; this comes from the exons ATGGGTCCAAGCAAGATGAGAAGAGCTCTGGGAGCGGTGAAGGACAAGACGAGCATAGGCCTGGCAAAAGTTGGAGGCAGCGCCTCACTGGCGGACCTTGACGTGGCGATTGTGAAGGCAACAAGACACGATGAGTACCCGGCGGAGGAGAGGCATATTCGTGAGATTCTGAGCTTAACATGCTACTCACGTGCCTACATAAGTGCTTGCGTCAACACCCTCTCCAGGCGCCTCAACAAGACAAGGAATTGGACCGTCGCACTCAAGACGCTTATGTTGATCCAGCGCCTTCTCTCGGAGGGCGATCCTGCATATGAGCAAGAAATATTCTTCTCAACAAGACGCGGGACTCGTCTTCTCAACATGTCGGATTTTCGTGACTCTTCACAATCCAATTCGTGGGACTATTCCTCCTTTGTGCGCACGTATGCACTCTACCTTGATGAACGGCTTGAGTTTCGGATGCAAAGCCGGCGCGGAAAACGTAGTGTGTTTGGATTGGAGGAAGAGGATGAGGAGGCCAACCAGGCTGCAGCCGGTCCAAGAGCCACACCAGTGCGTGAGATGAAAACTGAGCATATCTTTTCAAGGATGCAGCATTTGCAACAGCTCCTTGAGCGCTTCTTAGCATGTCGCCCTACAG GTGAAGCAAAGAACAACCGGGTTGTGATAGTAGCTCTCTACCCTACTGTGAAAGAGAGTTTCCAAATATATTATGACATGACTGAAATAATGGGTATCTTTATCGACCGTTTCATGGAGCTACAAGTCCACGACTGTGTGAAGGTGCACGAGGTGTTCTGCCGCATCGGCAAGCAGTTTGACGAGCTTGACATGTTGTATAGCTGGTGCAGGACTATTGGCATTGCACGCTCTTCAGAATACCCAGAGCTCGAGAAAATTACCCCGAAGAAACTTGAGGTCATGGATGAGTTCATCCGAGACAAGTCTGCTTTGGCACAAACCATAAAGCATACGTCTATAGAAGAGACGCCCGCGGTGTTGGAAGAGCCTGCAACACCAAATGTCCAAGAAGAAGACATGAATGCGATAAAGGCTCTACCACCACCAGCCCCACAAGCTTTCACTACTTtctctgatgatgatgatgagcaaATTGTCAAACAACAAGAGGGCAATCTGTTGAGCTTAGGAGACGATGCAATGAGAAGCGAAGAACATTCAGATAAACTAGCCTTGGCCTTATTTGATCATCAGGATCATGACGGTGGTGCGTGGGAGACCTTCAATGAAGACGCAGCAGACTGGGAGACGGCATTGGTTGAATCAACTAGCAATCTGTCAGGTCAGAAAGTGGCACTTGCCGCCGGTTTCGATATGTTGTTGCTTGACGGCATGTACAAACAACAGCCTGAGACAAAGGGTGGGAGTGCGAGTAGCGTCGCACTTGGGCCAACTGGAAGGCCACAAACGCTGGCATTGCCGGCAGCGCCAACATCCGCAACCAGCAGTGCAGACCCATTTGCAGCCTCATTAACAGTGGCACCGCCGGCGTATGTGCAAATGTCGGAGATGGAGAAGAAGCAGAAACTGTTGGTGGAAGAACAATTGATGTGGCAGCAGTACGCAAGGGATGGGATGCAAGGGCAGCTTGGAATGGCAAAGATACAGCACCACAATCCCTACAACATGGGAGGTTACACACACAGCTACTGA